One window from the genome of Cryptomeria japonica chromosome 6, Sugi_1.0, whole genome shotgun sequence encodes:
- the LOC131033307 gene encoding squamosa promoter-binding-like protein 6, whose amino-acid sequence MDTNSVNQGGSHDHCWASSKMQQEWQVWEGMGIYGHERLPVAEWAAGSEEGGYIGKEYFRGSMDQVSSDNAMVGNLSEVVMEKNFNSNNKTQFSLEEKLSPVKSEGNGFKGWLADGSSNGGNGFLGHGTNMLVEGTNGSYHGGRNVSVSVHHDGRYNSKVVKDVQGDSLTCLKLGKRQYYEDSANLGKGIPVSFSVTNSVYKKPRSLASSNAHPPRCQVEGCNACLANAKDYHRRHKVCEMHSKTAKVIVMGTEQRFCQQCSRFHAIAEFDDTKRSCRRRLAGHNERRRKSSSDSLHNSTTQDEKRLMGVQGERYELGRYNLPYMSSSCGRALSLLSSQHQWLNSSSCSTLPSRSSASASALALRELIAENRAQGLSRYSDDSPYQRANGVTVMVHPLSIQENEEKCRLMPGLRSLENHGKVNDGEVEKKNAVGVTGNPIVVRPTLDLMQQSDSSFALQSGKSNNKSSSSASSSSEDCEIWKSLEGTHIS is encoded by the exons ATGGATACTAATTCGGTAAATCAAGGAGGTAGCCATGATCATTGCTGGGCTTCGTCAAAGATGCAGCAGGAGTGGCAGGTGTGGGAGGGGATGGGGATTTATGGGCATGAGAGATTGCCTGTTGCTGAATGGGCTGCTGGTTCCGAAGAGGGGGGCTATATTGGGAAAGAATATTTTAGGGGCTCTATGGATCAGGTGTCTTCTGATAATGCCATGGTGGGTAACTTGAGCGAAGTTGTGATGGAGAAGAACTTTAACAGCAACAATAAAACACAGTTTTCACTGGAGGAGAAACTTAGTCCAGTGAAAAGTGAAGGAAATGGCTTTAAAGGTTGGCTTGCAGATGGGTCTAGCAATGGAGGCAATGGTTTTTTGGGTCATGGTACAAATATGTTGGTTGAGGGGACAAATGGTAGCTATCATGGTGGGCGCAATGTTAGTGTTAGTGTCCACCATGATGGTAGATATAACAGCAAGGTTGTCAAGGATGTTCAAGGGGATTCATTAACTTGCCTCAAGCTTGGGAAAAGGCAGTATTATGAGGACAGTGCCAATCTGGGCAAGGGCATTCCTGTTTCTTTTTCTGTCACAAATTCTGTCTACAAGAAGCCCAGAAGTTTAGCTTCTTCTAATGCCCATCCTCCTCGTTGTCAAGTGGAAGGATGCAATGCATGCTTAGCTAATGCCAAGGATTATCACAGAAGACATAAAGTTTGTGAGATGCATTCCAAGACTGCCAAAGTTATTGTTATGGGCACTGAGCAGCGTTTCTGTCAACAGTGTAGCAG ATTCCATGCTATAGCTGAGTTTGACGATACAAAGAGGAGTTGTAGAAGAAGGCTGGCGGGACACAATGAACGCCGCAGGAAGAGCTCATCAGATTCACTCCACAATTCCACCACTCAAG ATGAGAAACGGCTGATGGGTGTTCAGGGTGAGAGATATGAATTGGGCAGATATAACTTGCCATACATGTCTTCTTCATGCGGACGTGCTCTCTCTCTTCTGTCATCACAACATCAGTGGCTCAATTCCAGCTCCTGCTCTACACTCCCTTCTCGAtcaagtgcaagtgcaagtgcacTAGCTTTGAGAGAACTTATTGCAGAGAATCGAGCACAGGGTCTGTCTAGGTACTCAGATGATTCTCCATACCAGAGAGCAAATGGTGTAACTGTCATGGTACACCCATTGTCAATACAAGAAAATGAGGAGAAGTGCAGATTGATGCCAGGCTTAAGGTCCTTGGAAAACCATGGGAAAGTAAATGATggtgaagtagagaagaagaatgcAGTGGGTGTTACAGGAAACCCTATTGTTGTACGTCCAACACTTGATTTGATGCAGCAGTCTGATTCCTCATTTGCATTGCAGTCAGGGAAGAGCAACAATAAGTCAtcttcttcagcttcttcttcttcagaagattgtgagatttggaagtCCTTGGAAGGCACACATATCAGCTGA